In Leptospira sp. WS58.C1, a single genomic region encodes these proteins:
- a CDS encoding SpoIIE family protein phosphatase translates to MGLNPISWDLVLFNYYSFGSLLVTLTTIFLGIFFLTLKNRTIATTQLGIGFILLGVFETGYFLAAFLYHPIAAYHRWMTGGFILFSIAHFTQFLLRFPGNSNQRIARWVLIVEHSVAAITVSLFIYFTYISEKIYHFTAHHWDFNAFDASRYLAVVIGIFSIVGFVIVPAWRVVITKDKRRIALFMFTIGFLIAAIYPNISNILSRDGVMERSTYMTSNVILFLTAFSFLVIAFINNSAERTTFMVKIVGITLFTICLIMQALVYISSQEKDAEYDSLRMVNIERALENGVKSGDIEYAFHWDDSKESLNSSEYDPNKELDLKQIEADLQNITTYEEIRNLKEEGFRNSLNSILDRSHTYFGGYKRFIQKLLEEKQDLSDAELKKLILENAEQWNKRAFVSTNRLEAIVGGSFCKKGRDFVKGLGDSEFGFKDEIFSHWSEDCLWDGKELDQSQIRSEVLRYFRYFKPSETRHYRRSKDGTGHYVAFMKFQPEKQQMSEVGFSYRLYRDFMHPTAVKQTGILLAVIFIVLALFPLFFKNSLVDPLNSLLSGVEKVNKGDLDVVVPVKVRDEIGFLADSFNAMVSSIKQARRELQDYAENLEEKVRERTREVQEKMEEVQRLKVQQDGDYFLTSLLAKPLFYNANKSKLVSTDFIIRQKKQFEFRGKHSDLGGDICVTGNLRLGRPDSFKRYTVSMNGDAMGKSMQGAGGALVMGVVMNSILARSAANNRILDVTPEQWLTEIYNEIHAVFKSFNGSMVISASLYLIEDETGKCWYFNAEHPYSVLYRDGKASFIEDGLTLRKLGLDSEFEFKVRSFQLKKGDIIILGSDGRDDVDLTPEETIRTINEDEMLFLRHVENAKANLEDIETEIRRTGELTDDLSLLKIEFQGEPKNDEIEEIFESTDHIDKALNTDSVYEDAKKMYKTGRLEEALELLKTGYMHDSANQRLNKLLGLLSFKGKDYNTAVEVLNNYLGTDPDLHEYWFYLSIANKKMGKYDQALAASLKLLEIDPNNISNTINLSDIYRLMEMYDKAEEYARKVLQKEPGNENAHKLIRLIERDR, encoded by the coding sequence ATGGGGTTAAATCCGATTTCTTGGGACCTAGTCCTTTTTAATTATTATTCGTTTGGAAGTTTATTGGTCACTTTGACCACCATATTCCTCGGGATTTTCTTTCTTACCTTAAAGAATAGGACGATTGCCACCACTCAACTTGGGATCGGCTTCATTCTATTAGGTGTATTTGAGACCGGATACTTTTTAGCAGCCTTCTTATACCATCCCATTGCAGCGTACCATCGTTGGATGACCGGCGGGTTTATTCTTTTTTCTATAGCTCATTTCACTCAATTCTTACTTAGGTTTCCGGGAAATAGCAACCAACGTATAGCAAGATGGGTTTTGATCGTAGAACATTCGGTTGCTGCGATCACTGTAAGCTTATTTATTTACTTCACCTATATTTCCGAAAAGATCTATCACTTCACTGCACATCATTGGGATTTTAACGCATTCGATGCTAGCCGCTATCTTGCAGTGGTGATCGGAATCTTCTCGATCGTAGGTTTTGTCATCGTTCCTGCTTGGAGAGTTGTGATTACCAAGGACAAGAGAAGGATCGCCCTTTTTATGTTCACTATAGGGTTCTTGATCGCAGCAATCTATCCGAATATTTCGAATATTCTCAGCCGAGACGGGGTGATGGAGCGGTCCACTTACATGACTTCGAACGTCATCCTCTTCTTGACTGCATTTTCTTTCTTAGTTATTGCATTTATCAATAATAGTGCGGAACGTACTACCTTCATGGTTAAGATCGTAGGGATCACACTCTTTACGATCTGTTTGATCATGCAGGCTTTGGTGTATATCTCCAGTCAGGAAAAAGACGCAGAATACGATAGTTTGCGTATGGTGAATATCGAAAGGGCTTTGGAGAACGGGGTCAAATCGGGAGATATAGAGTATGCTTTCCATTGGGATGACTCCAAGGAAAGTTTAAATTCTTCTGAATATGATCCCAATAAGGAATTGGATCTCAAACAGATAGAGGCAGACCTACAAAATATCACCACTTATGAGGAGATCCGAAATTTAAAAGAGGAAGGGTTTAGAAATTCCTTAAATTCCATTCTGGACAGAAGCCATACGTACTTCGGCGGTTATAAACGTTTTATCCAAAAGTTATTGGAGGAAAAACAAGACCTCTCCGATGCAGAACTTAAAAAACTCATTTTAGAAAATGCAGAACAATGGAACAAGCGTGCGTTCGTTTCTACAAATCGATTAGAAGCGATCGTAGGAGGATCTTTCTGCAAGAAGGGAAGAGACTTTGTGAAGGGTTTGGGAGATTCGGAGTTCGGTTTTAAGGACGAAATTTTCTCCCATTGGTCCGAAGATTGTCTTTGGGATGGAAAAGAATTAGACCAATCCCAGATCCGGTCCGAAGTTCTACGATATTTCAGGTATTTTAAACCGAGCGAGACACGTCACTACAGAAGAAGTAAGGATGGAACAGGGCATTACGTTGCTTTCATGAAATTCCAACCTGAGAAACAACAAATGAGCGAGGTTGGGTTCTCTTATAGATTGTATAGGGATTTTATGCATCCGACAGCGGTGAAACAAACCGGTATTTTGTTGGCGGTGATCTTTATCGTTCTCGCGTTATTCCCTCTTTTCTTTAAGAACAGTTTAGTGGATCCTTTGAATAGTCTTCTTTCCGGGGTGGAAAAAGTAAACAAGGGAGATCTGGATGTAGTAGTTCCGGTTAAGGTACGGGATGAGATCGGATTCTTGGCGGATTCATTCAACGCGATGGTTTCTTCTATCAAACAAGCCAGAAGAGAACTCCAAGACTACGCCGAAAATCTGGAAGAAAAAGTCCGTGAAAGAACTAGAGAAGTCCAAGAGAAGATGGAGGAAGTCCAGCGTCTCAAGGTGCAACAGGACGGGGACTATTTTTTAACTTCCTTATTAGCAAAACCTCTCTTTTATAACGCGAATAAATCTAAATTGGTTTCTACGGATTTTATTATCCGCCAAAAGAAACAATTCGAGTTCAGGGGAAAACATTCCGACTTAGGGGGAGATATTTGTGTCACCGGAAATCTTAGACTAGGGCGTCCCGATTCATTTAAACGTTATACTGTTTCTATGAATGGCGATGCCATGGGTAAATCCATGCAAGGTGCCGGTGGGGCTTTGGTGATGGGGGTTGTGATGAACTCCATCCTCGCGCGTTCAGCCGCAAATAACAGAATTCTAGATGTAACCCCTGAACAATGGCTGACTGAAATTTACAATGAGATCCACGCTGTCTTCAAATCTTTCAATGGATCTATGGTAATCTCTGCATCACTCTATCTAATAGAAGATGAAACCGGAAAGTGTTGGTATTTCAACGCAGAACACCCTTACTCCGTATTATATAGAGATGGTAAAGCTAGCTTTATCGAGGACGGACTCACCCTTAGAAAATTAGGTCTGGATTCTGAATTCGAATTTAAGGTAAGAAGTTTTCAACTTAAAAAAGGTGATATTATCATCCTTGGCTCGGACGGTAGGGACGATGTTGATCTAACTCCTGAAGAGACGATCCGGACCATCAATGAAGATGAGATGTTGTTCCTTCGCCATGTAGAAAATGCAAAAGCAAATCTCGAAGATATAGAAACGGAAATCCGTAGGACCGGTGAGCTCACAGACGACCTTTCCCTTCTTAAGATAGAGTTCCAAGGGGAACCTAAAAACGACGAGATCGAAGAAATTTTCGAATCGACGGATCATATCGACAAGGCTTTAAATACCGATTCGGTTTACGAAGATGCTAAGAAGATGTACAAAACGGGACGTTTGGAGGAAGCATTAGAACTTCTGAAGACAGGTTATATGCATGATAGCGCTAACCAAAGGTTAAACAAACTTTTGGGACTTCTGAGTTTTAAAGGTAAAGACTATAATACTGCGGTAGAAGTTCTGAATAACTACCTAGGAACGGATCCGGATCTTCACGAGTATTGGTTCTATCTATCTATCGCGAATAAAAAGATGGGTAAATACGACCAGGCTTTGGCAGCAAGTTTGAAACTTTTGGAAATCGATCCTAATAATATTTCCAATACGATCAATCTATCCGATATTTATCGACTTATGGAAATGTACGATAAAGCGGAAGAATATGCTCGAAAAGTATTACAAAAAGAACCCGGGAACGAGAACGCTCATAAACTGATACGTTTGATAGAGAGAGATCGTTGA